One window from the genome of Desulfonatronum thiodismutans encodes:
- a CDS encoding PLDc N-terminal domain-containing protein encodes MIEVGGIFSLILLIACVWAIVQVFQSRASTGSKVFWVVLILILPLIGLIIWFLAGPRGSGYRLR; translated from the coding sequence ATGATAGAAGTTGGCGGAATTTTCAGCTTGATTCTACTGATCGCCTGTGTTTGGGCCATTGTTCAGGTTTTTCAAAGCCGCGCGAGCACCGGGTCGAAGGTGTTCTGGGTCGTCCTGATTCTCATTCTGCCCTTGATCGGATTGATAATCTGGTTCCTGGCCGGACCACGCGGCTCCGGATATCGACTTCGCTGA
- the sbtA gene encoding SbtA family thio(seleno)oxazole RiPP natural product precursor, giving the protein METQDVKNYLAGLCLAALLTGGALAVPGPAFGSGSGCSTNGTKVETSGDGPDDDEAEPDEEIEEEPEGNGA; this is encoded by the coding sequence GTGGAAACCCAGGATGTGAAAAACTATTTGGCCGGGTTATGCTTGGCCGCTTTGCTTACCGGCGGTGCGCTTGCCGTACCCGGACCGGCATTTGGCAGCGGTTCGGGTTGCTCCACCAATGGGACGAAAGTTGAAACCAGTGGTGATGGGCCGGATGACGACGAAGCGGAACCGGACGAAGAGATTGAAGAAGAGCCGGAAGGCAACGGGGCCTGA
- a CDS encoding desulfoferrodoxin FeS4 iron-binding domain-containing protein — MASVGEIYKCELCGNVVEVKEAGGGELSCCDQPMVKQ; from the coding sequence ATGGCCAGTGTTGGAGAAATCTACAAGTGCGAACTGTGCGGAAACGTGGTGGAAGTCAAGGAGGCCGGCGGAGGAGAGCTGTCTTGCTGTGACCAGCCGATGGTCAAGCAGTAA